A region of the Pseudomonas silesiensis genome:
CACCAAATGCCAACAACGACGTGATCCGCAAAGGCTGCGAAAAACTCGGCTACGCCTGGCATGTCATCCCGCGCAACGTGCGTGGCTGCTGGAACCTGGGCTACTGCGGCATGGGCTGTCCGACCAATGCCAAGCAATCGATGCTGGTCACCACCATTCCCGCCACCCTGGAAAACGGTGGCGAACTGCTCTACCTCGCCCGAGCCGAAAAACTGTTGATCGCGGATGGCAAGATCACTGGCCTGCAATGCGTGGCGATGGATGAGCGTTGCGTCGCCCCCACGGGCCAGACGATTACGATCAAGGCCCGGCATTACGTGCTGGCCGGCGGCGGCATCAACAGCCCCGCGCTGCTGTTGCGCTCCGATGCGCCCGATCCACACAAGTGTCTGGGCAAGCGGACGTTCCTGCACCTGGTCAACATGTCTGCCGGTCTGTTCGACGAAGTGATCAATCCGTTCTACGGCGCGCCGCAGTCGATCTACTCCGACCATTTCCAATGGCAGGACGGCACCACCGGCAAGATGTCCTACAAACTGGAAGTGCCACCGCTTCACCCTGCGCTGGCTACGACCCTGCTCGGCGGTTTCGGCAAGGAAAACGCCCGCCACATGGAGCACCTGCCCCACACTCATGCGATGTTGGCGTTACTGCGCGACGGCTTTCACCCCGACAGCCCCGGCGGCAGCGTCGAGTTGCGCGGTGACGGTACGCCAGTGCTCGACTATCAGGTGTCGCCCTACGTCTGGGACGGTTTGCGCCGGGCTTTCCACAGCATGGCCGAGATCCAGTTCGCTGGCGGCGCCAAGGCAGTGATGCCAATGCACGCCGACGCTCGCTACGTGAAGACCCTGGCCGAAGCGCGGACGCTGATCGACGGTTTGAGCCTTGAGCTCTACCGCACACGCTTGGGCAGTGCCCATGTGATGGGCGGCTGTGCCATGGGTGAAGATCCGAAAAACGCCGTCACCGATAGCCTTGGCCGACATCATCAGCTAGGCAATCTATCGATCCATGACGGCTCGCTATTCCCCACCAGCATTGGCGCAAACCCGCAACTATCGGTCTATGGATTGACGGCGCAACTGGCCACTTCCTTGGCCGAACGTTTGAAAAACCCATGAAAAAGGAGAATATTGCGATCGTCTATAGTGCTTTCTTACCCAAAAGGCGACTTGGCCGACCGGGAAGGCTGCGATACCATCCGAGTCCCCAACGGACTCCCGCCAGGACGACGCGATGAACCGAGTGTTGTACCCAGGTACCTTCGACCCTATTACCAAGGGCCATGGCGATCTGGTCGAACGCGCCTCGCGCCTGTTCGATCATGTGATCATCGCCGTCGCTGCCAGCCCGAAGAAAAACCCGTTGTTTCCCCTGGAACAGCGAGTGGCAATGGCACGCGAGGTCACTAAACATTTACCCAACGTAGAAGTCGTCGGTTTCTCCTCGCTGCTGGCGCACTTCGCCAAAGAGAAGAACGCCAACGTGTTCCTGCGTGGCTTGCGTGCGGTGTCGGACTTCGAATACGAATTCCAGCTGGCTAACATGAATCGCCAGCTGGCACCGGATGTGGAGAGTCTGTTTCTGACCCCTTCCGAGCGTTATTCGTACATTTCGTCGACGCTGGTGCGTGAAATTGCCACCTTGGGCGGTGATATCACCAAGTTCGTCCACCCGGCGGTGGCGGACGCGCTTAACGAGCGGTTCAAGAAATAAACTCCGCATCTGTAGGAGCGAGCTTGCTCCGGGCGGCGCTCCGACGAAGGTTTGCAACGATGACGCAGGCTGCCTGGATGAGCGCGGCGCCCTTACGTTCATCGCGAGCAAGCTGGCTCCTACAGCGCCAATGCGGCACAATTGCGCATTGATTTATTGCGCCCGGGTATTGCGCCCTGGCTGGAGTTAGCATGTCCCTGATCATCACCGACGATTGCATCAACTGCGACGTCTGCGAACCCGAGTGCCCGAACGCCGCCATCTCCCAGGGCGAAGAGATCTACGTGATCGACCCTAACCTGTGCACCCAGTGCGTCGGCCACTATGACGAACCGCAGTGCCAGCAGGTTTGCCCAGTGGATTGCATTCCGTTGGACGAAGCGCATCCGGAGACTGAAGAGCAGTTGATGGAGAAGTACCGGAAGATTACCGGCAAGGCGTGAGCCTGATGTTTTTGTAGCGCTTGTGCCGGCCCCTTCGCGAGCAAGCTCGCTCCCACATGGGTTCTGCTGCGTTTTCAACATCTGATTAACAACACAGATCAATGTGGGAGCGAGCTTGCTCGCGAAGAGGCCATCAGCCACACCAAAGATGCGACTGACCTCACTCCCGCTGCTCAAACCCCTCCCCGATACACCCCAGGCACCGCACAAACGCCGCTTTCGCCGGGTCGACCACCAACGCCCGACCGGCATCGCCAACGCCGCCACCCAGCACGGTGAACGGCAACGACACCACAAACACGCCGGCACCGATCACCGTCGCCGCGACCAGCAAGGGTCGGGCGATCAGTAAATCACCGATCATGGCGTACGCAGGGGGATTCTGGATGGTGTAACGCGGGTCGCCGCTACCCGTGTTCGCCGCCAGCACGGGCGTACCGCAGCTCAGCAGCAGAACGACGACAAGGGTTCGATACAGGTTCATGGCACGGTCCTTCGGCTAGGCAGTGAGTACTGACTATAGCCCCAAGGACCTGTCAGCTTTGACAACGCGGGCAAAACACACTGGCACGCTGCCCGAGTTTTACTTCCCGCAATTGCGATGCGCAGATCTTACAATGCTCGTTACCGCGACCGTAAACGAACAATTCCTGCTGGAAGTAACCGGGCTGGCCGTCACCGCCGATAAAATCGCGCAATGTGGTGCCGCCGCGCTCAATGGCGTGTGCAAGTATGCGTTTGATCTCTATCGCCAACTTCAGATAGCGCGCCCGGGAAATGCTTTTCGCCTCCCGGCGCGGATCGATGCCGGCGGCGAACAGCGCTTCGGTTGCGTAGATATTGCCGACACCGACCACGACCGCGTTGTCCATGATGAACGGCTTGACTGCCATGGAGCGCGCTCGCGACAGCTGAAACAAGCGCTCGCCATCGAACAGGTCAGTCAAGGGCTCCGGCCCCAGGCGAATCAGTAATTCGTGGTTGAGCGGATCGAGACTCCAGAGCATCGCACCAAACCGGCGCGGGTCGGTATAGCGCAGGGCCAGGCCCGATTCCAGCTCGATATCCACATGTTCATGCTTGGCCGCCGGCAGGCCGGCTTCCACCAGACGTAAATTGCCCGACATCCCCAAATGACTGATGAGCGTGCCGACTTCGGCATTGATCAGCAAATACTTGGCCCGTCGCTCCACCAACACGATGCGCTGGCCGGACAGCCGCACATCGAGGTCTTCCGGGATCGGCCAACGCAGACGACGATCCCGCACGATGACCCGGCTGACGCGCTGGCCCTCAAGGTGTGGCGCAATCCCGCGGCGGGTGGTTTCGACTTCCGGCAGTTCAGGCATGGGGCTCTCGAATCAGGCTGTCGCTCAGCGATGAGCGCTAAGGTCGCGAAGCGTTTGTTTGAGGGTCTCGAAGTCGTAGTCCGAGAGGCCGACGTGATCGAGAACCAAAGGCCCGATGCTGTTCCACTCGTGGTCCTCGACCTGGTTGCCCAGCACCCGACAGGACGCACAGATGTGCTCGGCCATTTTCAGGATCCCCAGCAGATTTTTCAGCTGGCTGTTGCGCGACGACTCATCGGTGAAGATCGCCAGGGCATTGTGGTGATTGGCGATGGCAGCGGTCACGTGCTCCGGCAGGCGCCAGGACTTGGCCGTGTAATAACCGACCACCGCGTGGTTAGTGTTGAACATTCGGTTCTCGGTGTCCACCACCCGGCATTGCGCACTCGCGCTAGCGTAGGCCTCTTCCAGAACGCTCATGTAGTTCGGGAAACGCTGGAGCATCAAGGGTACGCCACAATCGTGGAACAGGCCCAGGGCGTATGCTTCATCGCCGGCCTGGATGCCGATACGCTCGGCCAGGGTCAGGCAGGTCATTGCCACGTCCTGTGCGGTGTCCCAGAAACGGTTCAAGGTGACGATGGTGTCGTCGTTCATTTCGCCTTTGATCGACTGCGCGTTGATCAGGTTGATGATTGAACGGCTGCCCAACAGATTCACCGCCCGCTTGATCGAGGCGATCTTGTTGCTCAAACCGAAATACGGCGAATTGACGATTTTCAGTAACGAGCCAGAGAGGCCGGGGTCTTGGGAGATCAACCTGGCGATCACGTCCAGATCCGGGTCGGGCATGTACTGCTCCATCTGCAAATCCACCATGATTTGCGGTTGGGCCGGCACGCTGATGCCTTGCAAGGACTGTCGGATCTGTTCAGTGGTCAGCTCTTGGAACATAAATGCGCACTCAGGGTCAGGCGGCAATTCTAACCTTTATGAAGTTGGATCCGACATCCCGGCGGGCCATTCGAAGTTGATATTGCTGCGTTTGATCGTGGGTTGATAAATGAGCTGACTGCGTGACATTCGAAATCGCTTTCGCGGGCAAGTCGGATCGCCGCACCGCTCGCTCCTACAGTGGATCTGCGATGAACACATCATTTTGTGTGCGACGCAGATCCACAGTAGGAGCGAGCGGTGCGGCGATCCGACTTGCCCGCGAAGGCGTCTTCCGCGTTTCATCGCCACCCGGCCCGCCACCAGTCGCAACACGCTATACTCCCGCTCTTTTTTCCGGAGCGACGTCATGTCCCTGCCTAGCCTGCGCCTCAAAGCCAACGCCGACCGTCGCCTGCGAAACGGCCACCTGTGGGTCTACAGCAACGAAATCGATGTCGCCGCCACCCCGTTGCACGGCTTCAAGCCCGGTGATCAGGCGATCCTCGAAGCCGCCAGCGGCAAGCCGCTGGGCATCGTCGCCATGAGCCCGAACAACCTGATCTGCGCCCGCCTGCTGTCGCGCGACATCAAGTTGCCGCTGGACAAATCGCTGCTGGTGCACCGCCTGAACGTGGCCTTGTCCCTGCGCGAGCGCCTGTTCGACAAGCCGTTCTACCGTCTGGTCTACGGCGATTCCGACCTGTTGCCAGGCCTGGTGGTCGACCGTTTCGGCGACATCCTGGTGGTACAGATCGCTTCGGCGACCATGGAAGCCCATAAAGAAGACGTGATCGCGGCGCTGACTCAAGTCATCAAGCCAAGCGGCATCCTGTTCAAGAACGATTCCGCCGCACGCGATGCCGAAGGCCTCAACCGCTACGTCGAAACCGTCTTCGGCCTGGTGCCGGAGTGGGTCGCGCTGGAAGAGAACGGCGTGAAATTCGAAGCGCCCGTCATCCAGGGCCAGAAGACCGGCTGGTTCTATGATCACCGCATGAACCGCGCACGCCTGGCCCCCTATGCCAAAGGCAAACGCGTGCTGGACCTGTACAGCTACATCGGCGGCTGGGGCGTGCAAGCCGCCGCGTTCGGCGCCAGTGAAGTGTTCTGCGTCGACGCTTCGGCCTTCGCCCTCGACGGTGTCGAGCGCAACGCCGCGCTGAATGGCTTCGCCGAGAAGATGACCTGCATCGAAGGCGACGTCTTCGAAGCCCTGAAAGAACTGAAAGCCAGCGAAGAACGCTTCGACGTGATCGTCGCCGATCCTCCTGCCTTCATCAAACGCAAGAAAGACATGAAGAACGGCGAAGGCGCCTACCGCCGCCTGAACGAGCAAGCCATGCGCCTGCTCAGCAAGGACGGCATCCTGATCAGCGCTTCGTGCTCGATGCACCTGCCGGAAGACGATCTGCAGAACATCCTGCTGACCAGCGCCCGCCACCTGGACCGCAACATCCAGATGCTGGAACGCGGCGGCCAAGGGCCGGATCATCCGGTTCACCCGGCGATTGCTGAAACCCGCTACATCAAGAGCATCACCTGCCGGTTGCTGCCAAACAGCTAACAACACGGACCTCTGTAGGAGCCAGGCTTGCCGGCGAAGGCGTCCTTCTGGGCGCTGCAAGCCTCAAGGTTGCCTTCACTGTGGTGGGGCGATCCGACAAAGTCGGATCTCCCCACCACAGCCCCTACAGCAGTTTCAGAAGAGTCCTACACCCACCCGCATTGACTTCCCCTTGCATCAAATCAATCCTCGGCCCCCCCTCACGGATCGAGAGTGCTTTGATGACTCACGCCCTACCTGCCGCCGAAAAGTCGTCCATCATCCTGTTGCTGATGACCATGACGTTGCTCGCTGTATTCCCCCTCGACGTCGTCCTGCCCTCCTTCCCAGCCCTCACCGACCACTTCCAGATCTCGCCGCCTGACACTGCCCTGTCTGTCAGTCTGTTCGCCGTTAGCCTGGCGATGTCCGTCATGCTGGTAGGACCTCTGTCGGACATGTGGGGCCGCAAGAAGCTGCTGCTGGGCGGTATAGCTATCGCAGCAATTGGCGCGCTTGGCTGCGTAGTCGCCAGCGACTACCGCTGGTTTCTGGGGTTTCGCATGCTCCAGGCGATTGGTTGCGGGGCATTTTCCTTGTCTCAGGCGCTGATACAGGATCTATTCGCGGGTCGCGAACGGGAGCGCCTCAGGATCTGGATGGTGACGGCGGGCGGAGTATTCATTTCTATTTCGCCGCTGCTGGGAACCTGGCTGCAGTCGCATCTTGGCTGGCAGGGCAGTTTTTATGTATTCATCACACTGGCGGTTATTGTCTGGCTCGGTGCCTATCGGCGGCTCAACGAAATCCCGCCTGTCCACCTGACACCAAGCAAGGGTTTTTTCAGTGCTTATTGGCGCTTATGTTCGGATGTGCGCTTCATGGGTTACTGGTTGATCTCGGCACTGGCTTTCGCCTGTCATTTTTCGTTCATCGTTTCTTCACCGATCATTTTTATGGAGCGTCTGGCGCTCTCGCCGTATGAATTCGCCTGGGCGTTGTTGCTCTATGGCGTGGCGTATGTATTGGGCGGAGTACTGGCCAGCGTGCTGCATCGACACCTTCAAGCCAACACCCAGATCATTATTGGCCTGGGCCTGATCGCCATTTCAGGCGGGGTTATGCTGTTACTGACTCGCCACTTCGGCGTTTCTGCGGTTACGGTGCTGATCTCCATGCTGATCTGTACCATCGGAACCACCATTGCCAGACCCATCGTCAATTCCAAAGCCATGAATCTGTTCCCCGAGAATGCCGGGGCGTCCACCTCGGTTGGCGCCATGCTGATTTTCATGTTCGGCGGTGTGATCAGCCTGGTGATCAATCGAATACCAGAAGACCTGACCACGACTCTGGCCCTTGGCTTTCTGACGCTGAGCATTACAGGTCTTGGACTGAACGCGTTGATCAGCCGCCGGACATCCCGTAGGAGCGAGCTCGCTCGCGATGGTCGTCAACGATAACGCTGGCAACCTGACACCCCGCGGCGCTCTCAAGTTTCTCGCGAGCAATCGAGCGTCAACCGGCTGCTCCTACAACCATTCCCTCCAGCCGCCAGCCGTGTAGAATCGCCACATTCATCGCCAGTCATCCCCCGGCGGGTTTATGAGCTCAAGCTGAAGCGCGCGGCGATCCCGCAAAGTTATCGGCAAACATCAGGACACACGGCCATTTCCGGTGTTCCAGACGTCAATAGAAGCTCACTTCCCTTTTGATACCTGATTAGCCGCCTGGAGTGCTTCATGCCTGATTACCGCTCGAAAACATCCACCCACGGCCGCAACATGGCCGGTGCCCGCGCATTGTGGCGCGCCACGGGGATGAAAGATGACGACTTCAAAAAGCCGATCATCGCCATTTCCAACTCCTTCACCCAGTTCGTACCGGGCCATGTGCACCTCAAGGACCTGGGCCAGCTGGTCGCCCGCGAGATCGAACGCGCTGGCGGTGTAGCGAAAGAATTCAACACCATCGCCGTGGATGACGGCATCGCCATGGGCCACGATGGCATGCTGTATTCGCTGCCGAGCCGCGAGATCATCGCCGACTCCGTCGAATACATGGTCAACGCCCACTGCGCCGACGCCATTGTCTGCATCTCCAACTGCGACAAGATCACCCCTGGCATGCTGATGGCCGCCCTGCGCCTGAACATTCCGGTGATCTTCGTTTCCGGCGGCCCGATGGAAGCCGGCAAGACCAAACTGGCCAGCCACGGTCTCGACCTGGTCGACGCCATGGTGATCGCCGCCGACTCCAGCGCTTCTGACGAGAAAGTCGCTGAGTACGAGCGCAGCGCTTGCCCGACCTGCGGTTCGTGCTCCGGCATGTTCACCGCCAACTCGATGAACTGCCTGGTCGAAGCCCTGGGCCTGGCGTTGCCGGGCAACGGTTCGACACTCGCTACCCACAGCGACCGCGAGCAGCTGTTCCTGCAGGCCGGCCGCACCATCGTCGAGCTGTGCAAGCGTTACTACAACGACAACGATGAGTCGGTGTTGCCGCGCAATATCGCCAACTTCAAGGCATTCGAAAACGCCATGACCCTGGACATCGCCATGGGCGGTTCCACCAACACCATCCTGCACTTGCTGGCCGCGGCCCAGGAAGCCGAGATCGATTTCGACCTGCGCGACATCGACCGTCTTTCCCGTCACGTGCCGCAACTGTGCAAAGTCGCGCCGAACATCCAGAAGTACCACATGGAAGACGTGCACCGTGCCGGCGGGATCTTCAGCATCCTCGGTTCGCTGGCCCGTGGCGGCCTGCTGCACACCGACCTGCCGACCGTGCACAGCAAGACCCTGGCCGAAGGCATCGCCAAGTGGGACATCACCCAGACCGACGACGAAGCGGTGCATCACTTCTTCAAGGCCGGCCCTGCGGGCATCCCGACGCAAACTGCGTTCAGCCAGTCGACCCGCTGGGAGACCCTGGACGACGACCGTGAAAACGGCTGCATTCGCAGTGTCGAGCACGCTTACTCGAAAGAAGGCGGCCTGGCCGTTCTCTACGGCAACATCGCGCTGGACGGCTGCGTGGTGAAAACCGCCGGCGTCGACGAGTCGATCCATGTCTTCGAAGGCAACGCGAAGATCTTCGAAAGCCAGGACAGCGCCGTACGCGGCATCCTCGCGGATGAAGTGAAGGCCGGCGACATCGTGATCATCCGTTACGAAGGCCCGAAAGGCGGCCCGGGCATGCAGGAAATGCTGTACCCGACGTCCTACCTGAAATCCAAAGGCCTGGGCAAAGCCTGCGCATTGCTCACCGATGGCCGTTTCTCCGGCGGCACCTCGGGCCTGTCCATCGGCCACGCTTCGCCGGAAGCGGCTGCTGGCGGCGCAATCGGTCTGGTGCAGGACGGCGACAAGGTGCTGATCGACATTCCGAACCGCTCGATCAACCTGTTGATCAGCGATGAAGAGATGGCTGGTCGCCGGGCTGAGCAGGATCAGAAGGGTTGGAAGCCGGTGGAGAAGCGTCCGCGTAAGGTGACTACCGCGTTGAAGGCCTATGCTCTGTTGGCCACCAGTGCCGACAAGGGTGCGGTGCGTAACAAGGCGATGCTTGATGGACTGTAAGGCTTAAGCGTTGAACAAAAACTGCCCCGCCATGTGCGGGGTATTTTTTTGGATCAATTATCAGTCGATCATATCGGTGATTGGCACTTCTAACTTTCCATATAAAAACACCCTATATCAGGGAATTAAAAAGCAAGAGATCCTTATTCGCGGGAGCGAGAGCTCCGTGCAACTTGCCACAGGTAGTGAAGCGCTAACAATGTCGGCCCAAGAACTACCGCACCAAACCACATCTTGCTGCTAGGGTGAGCTAATGAATATATCAGGACAGGAAATATTACAATCAAGCCTATTACCAACATTACTGATATAACCAGCCTGCGACACGGCCTGATGCCACTAGGCCAGTTGAACGACGCCAATAAAAGCCCGATAGTTCCCAGCCATGCGAGTGTGCTTAGCAATATGCCAAACAGGTCACCAAACATCGTAAAAAACAGACTGAGTAGAGCCAACCCAACAGCAGGCAGAACACCTCCAACCAAATATATAGCCGACCAAAGAATGCGTACCACCATGTACATCTACTCCATTAAAGTAACTCGCCGAGTTAAATAATCTGACCTCATCGCACGCCCCGGCCTGCGGCAATGTCAAGAATCGCCTGTTCGATGAGGTGGCGATCAGAGCGCCGCAGCAGCTCATCAAATTGCGTCGCGGCCTTAAGTACGAAGGGCATGCGTTGATGGATGTCGGCCAGATTGGCAAAGTAATCGCTGCTGAAACCAACTGTACGTCCATCGTCACTGGGACGGCATTGGCTGGCCAGGGTCAGCTCGACGGCTGCAGCGGCACCGGACGGTAAGTTCGTAACATAAGAGAACTGATTGCCAAGTAGCAAAGCCACCAGATTCAGGTCACTGTACATTGCTGGCTGCAGGATGTTCCTCTGTTCATGTTCGGCAAGAAAAACAACACTCTCGGTGATGTTGCCTGCATCAATGGCTTCGAAGGCTTGCAGGATTTCCTTGTGGTTATAACCAAATGTCACCTTCTTCTGCTCGATCGGCCACAGGACTGGATACTGATCATGTTCATAAATATCTTGACGAGCGCCCAAGCAAGTCCTGAGCGCCGACAACCCACGCTCTTTGTAAAAAGCGTGTAGCGGAAACACATCCAAAAACAGCGTGGTATTGCCAAGCGCCAGCATGTCGTGCACGTAATGGAGCTGCTTCTGCACATACGACAACGACTCACCCTCGTTCCGCTTACCGCCAGGCAGCGGGTTGTTGCGGCGGGCTTGTTCGTATTCTTGCCGCGCTTTCTCACTTCGTTGAGCGCTCTGCTGCCGTTCATGCTCGCTTCGCTTGTCGAACAACCCGGAAAATCCTCTCCTGATCGCATCCTTCCAGCGTAATTGCGCGTCATGTTCGGTCTGGATCTTGTAGATCGAATCAGCCGCATGCAGCAATCCACAACCCACCTGCTTGGAGGCGAACGCCGCGAGGCCCGCCCATTGGAAACGCTGGTCCTCAAGCCACATGTTGGCGTACGCCGCATTAATCGCTCGATTACGTGCCTTTGGGTCAGCAATCAGGATGCCGCCTGGTGCCACGACGGCCTCGGCTCTTTGTTGGTAGCCACGCCACAGGTTCTGGCAGATTACCCCCGGCAGCTCGCTGAACGAAGGTGTCGCGGAGCTCGCGGAAGGTGCAAATCCGGAGAAGCGCGGTTCTGTCGGTTGTCGCGCTTGGGCCGGTGTCGCGGGTTGAGCCGCGGCCCGGGCAGGCGGCGCAATGCCGCCGCCTTCAATCGTTTGGCACCTGATGGTCTGATTGGCGATCAACTTGGGCGATGGATCGCACTTGCACTTGCACAGGTCGCCATCCAGCGCGGGCTTGCGTCCTTCCCAATCCTCCGACAGGCGTGGGCCGACGCAGACGATTGTCCCGGTGCTGTCGCATTCAGGGCATGTGACCTCATCGCCTTCGCGGGCCATGGCCTGGCCATTGATGCTGCCGCGATGCCAACCGCTGACGACCGTGCCGTCGACGGTGGTTTTGGCCCCGACGGTGATGTTGTAGCGCTTCATGCGAAATATGTCCTTGTCAGAGCGAAAGGACGCAAGTTAGAAGAGGCGAAGCGGAGGGAAAATCAGATGCTTCTTTGATTGATGTAGGGCATTTCTGAATATGAGGCTGGATGCCCGTCGGTATGCTGGCGATAAAGCGAGGGAATGCCCCGCCACGTGCGGGGCATTTTTGTTTGCGTCTATCTCTTGTAGGAGCGAGCTTGCTCGCGATGGACTTCCAGACAATGCGGGCATTCAGACTGCCCGCGTCATCGTTGACGTCCATCGCGAGCAAGCTCGCTCCTACAGTAAGCATCGTCTCTGACGATGTTTTGCGTTAATCCTGCGGGTCGAGTTTATCCAGCGCCTGGTTCACTGCCAGCTCGCCCAGCATGATGACCTGGGCAATTCCCAGCATCGTGCTGCGTTGAGAGCCCTCCAGCTGTCCGGCGAAATCACTGGCCATGACATTGGCCGAGGCGAGGGATTCGCAGGCGTGGGCCAACAGGGTTTCGGTGTCGAGGCCCGGTGCGATGACGAATGTTCGGCTGGGTTTGCGCGGGGTGGCGTTGATGTGGGCGGACAGGTTGTCGGTATCCGGCGGATCAGGGGTAATTTTGAGCATAAATAAAACTCCTCACACCATAAGACAAGGAGCCATCACCCTCGCTACCAAACGAAAGGTGGCGGCCATGCGCAGGTTGGTAGACCGGGGTGTAAGGAAACCGGCGCGCCCGAAAGCGCCCTGTGCATGACCACCATAAAAAGCAGAGACGCAAGAACGTCTGCAAATCATGATGCTTTGCACCCTACACAGCCGGGCTACCAAACCCGATCGCTGATGTTCAGCGACTGGTAGACGGTAGAGTCCGAGAGTAAGAGGCACAAGTCGGCGAATTCTGAAGTAGTCGTAGTCCCTTACGCAAGAACGTGCAGGTTGCGACTGTAGGAAGAAAGTTGATCAAACAGAGGTTTTCATTGCACCGACTGGCCTCATCGCGAGCAAGCTCGCTCCCACAGGGGATCTTTGGTATGCACACAATGTCTGTGTCACCTGAGATCCTGTGGGAGCGAGCTTGCTCGCGATGAACGCAAGGACGCCGCGTTAAATCAGACAGCACGCGTTATCGTTAACGACCATCGTCGGAACGCCGCCCGGAGCAAGCTCGCTCCTACAGTGAATCTAACCCCTTACTGGATTTCTTGCGGTGTGACGATCACCCAGTTCTTGTCCGCCGTCACCGGCAACCCTTCCTTGGCCTGGGCCGCGGCGTTCTTGGCCATCATGCCTTGGATCTGGGTCATGTATTTGTCCTTTCGGTTGACCCACAAGTGGATGCCACCCTTCGCCACGTCAACACTGTGGAACAGCATGTAACCATCGCTGCTCGGGGTATCGCCGCCCACCAGCACCGGTTTTTTCCACTCGTCGATGTACGTCAGGATCGCCGCCTGCTTGCCGGCCATCCAGGTTGCCGGGGTCCACAGGTAGGGGGTCAGTTCGAGGCCGAGGTTGGCCTTCTCGTCATACTTGCCGGCAGTGATCTGCTTGCGCGCCGTGGTCAGCTCGCCGGTCTTGGTGTCCTTGAGCAGCATGGTCACGCCGATCACGTTCTGCGGCTTGACGTTGTAGCCATACTGGGGATCAGACGCGACCATGCGCACCAGTTCTTCGGAGGCGGCGGTCATCACGTAGACCTCGATGCCGTTCTCCATCAGCTTGGCGTAGAGCTCTTTCTGGCCAGTGAAGATCTTCGGCGGGTTGACGTCGATGGTCTTGACTACGTCGCCTTCGTAATAGGTGCTTGGCACCGGTTTGCCGGACGCCATCAGCTCGTCGACATAGCCCTTGAGCTCCTTGAGCGTGAAGCCGGAGAACACTTGGGCGACCCATGGATAGCAGACCATGTCGTCAAGTTCGCAGAGGCGATAGTAGTAGCTGAACAGGCTTTCCTTGTGTTCGGCGGTGTCTTTGAACGGAATCAGTTTCAGGGAGGGATCGAGTTTGTCGCGGGTGATAAGGCCCTTGTTTTCCATGAACGGCAGCAACGACTCTTCAAGGTCGTAGCGGTAACTGGTGTTGTCCATGTCGAACACCGCGTAGT
Encoded here:
- the mutM gene encoding bifunctional DNA-formamidopyrimidine glycosylase/DNA-(apurinic or apyrimidinic site) lyase, which produces MPELPEVETTRRGIAPHLEGQRVSRVIVRDRRLRWPIPEDLDVRLSGQRIVLVERRAKYLLINAEVGTLISHLGMSGNLRLVEAGLPAAKHEHVDIELESGLALRYTDPRRFGAMLWSLDPLNHELLIRLGPEPLTDLFDGERLFQLSRARSMAVKPFIMDNAVVVGVGNIYATEALFAAGIDPRREAKSISRARYLKLAIEIKRILAHAIERGGTTLRDFIGGDGQPGYFQQELFVYGRGNEHCKICASQLREVKLGQRASVFCPRCQS
- a CDS encoding class I SAM-dependent rRNA methyltransferase, producing the protein MSLPSLRLKANADRRLRNGHLWVYSNEIDVAATPLHGFKPGDQAILEAASGKPLGIVAMSPNNLICARLLSRDIKLPLDKSLLVHRLNVALSLRERLFDKPFYRLVYGDSDLLPGLVVDRFGDILVVQIASATMEAHKEDVIAALTQVIKPSGILFKNDSAARDAEGLNRYVETVFGLVPEWVALEENGVKFEAPVIQGQKTGWFYDHRMNRARLAPYAKGKRVLDLYSYIGGWGVQAAAFGASEVFCVDASAFALDGVERNAALNGFAEKMTCIEGDVFEALKELKASEERFDVIVADPPAFIKRKKDMKNGEGAYRRLNEQAMRLLSKDGILISASCSMHLPEDDLQNILLTSARHLDRNIQMLERGGQGPDHPVHPAIAETRYIKSITCRLLPNS
- a CDS encoding GMC family oxidoreductase, with the protein product MPVPDPFREGLARGWKTYNGSKLIQNLTLEADVAIIGSGAGGGTTAQILSAAGYKVLLIEEGPLKTSSDFKMLEDQAYTSLYQEGIGRMSKDGAITILQGRAVGGTTLINWTSSFRTPDPTLEHWAREHDVKGHTPAEMAPWFEKMEQRLGVAPWLVPPNANNDVIRKGCEKLGYAWHVIPRNVRGCWNLGYCGMGCPTNAKQSMLVTTIPATLENGGELLYLARAEKLLIADGKITGLQCVAMDERCVAPTGQTITIKARHYVLAGGGINSPALLLRSDAPDPHKCLGKRTFLHLVNMSAGLFDEVINPFYGAPQSIYSDHFQWQDGTTGKMSYKLEVPPLHPALATTLLGGFGKENARHMEHLPHTHAMLALLRDGFHPDSPGGSVELRGDGTPVLDYQVSPYVWDGLRRAFHSMAEIQFAGGAKAVMPMHADARYVKTLAEARTLIDGLSLELYRTRLGSAHVMGGCAMGEDPKNAVTDSLGRHHQLGNLSIHDGSLFPTSIGANPQLSVYGLTAQLATSLAERLKNP
- a CDS encoding HDOD domain-containing protein; this encodes MPAQPQIMVDLQMEQYMPDPDLDVIARLISQDPGLSGSLLKIVNSPYFGLSNKIASIKRAVNLLGSRSIINLINAQSIKGEMNDDTIVTLNRFWDTAQDVAMTCLTLAERIGIQAGDEAYALGLFHDCGVPLMLQRFPNYMSVLEEAYASASAQCRVVDTENRMFNTNHAVVGYYTAKSWRLPEHVTAAIANHHNALAIFTDESSRNSQLKNLLGILKMAEHICASCRVLGNQVEDHEWNSIGPLVLDHVGLSDYDFETLKQTLRDLSAHR
- the coaD gene encoding pantetheine-phosphate adenylyltransferase; translation: MNRVLYPGTFDPITKGHGDLVERASRLFDHVIIAVAASPKKNPLFPLEQRVAMAREVTKHLPNVEVVGFSSLLAHFAKEKNANVFLRGLRAVSDFEYEFQLANMNRQLAPDVESLFLTPSERYSYISSTLVREIATLGGDITKFVHPAVADALNERFKK
- a CDS encoding YfhL family 4Fe-4S dicluster ferredoxin — protein: MSLIITDDCINCDVCEPECPNAAISQGEEIYVIDPNLCTQCVGHYDEPQCQQVCPVDCIPLDEAHPETEEQLMEKYRKITGKA